The following proteins are encoded in a genomic region of Palaemon carinicauda isolate YSFRI2023 chromosome 19, ASM3689809v2, whole genome shotgun sequence:
- the Pomp gene encoding proteasome maturation protein, with protein sequence MALPKSLSFATVKSQENDYGCEQGFLQRAPVNTNAHPLETSELTYHRRQETQEMSLAVKTFGLGFGLHLKHQRLAAGCPTIGHMACLPRSNAHLDALTGRDLEIGFEDTLGRDSVAVADPHVAMEKQHQKNLFRR encoded by the exons GCTTTACCCAAGAGCTTGTCCTTTGCAACAGTCAAGTCACAAGAAAATGACTATGGGTGTGAGCAAGGCTTTCTTCAACGAGCACCGGTTAACACTAATGCACATCCACTGGAAACATCTGAATTGACTTACCATCGGAGGCAAGAGACCCAAGAGATGTCTCTTGCAGTGAAAACATTTGGCCTTGGATTTGGATTACACTTGAAGCATCAAAGGTTGGCT GCTGGATGTCCAACGATTGGTCACATGGCATGTTTACCCCGATCTAATGCTCACCTTGATGCCTTAACTGGCAGAGATCTTGAAATTGGTTTTGAAGATACTCTTGGAAGGGATTCCGTGGCAGTTGCTGATCCTCACGTAGCAATGGAGAAGCAGCACCAGAAAAATTTGTTTAGAAGATAa